The window GTACGGCAGTCGCATGGACTCCCCGGCCAGCCGGGCTAAAATCGCCCCCTTCCTGGCCACCTACGACGTGGACACCTCGGAATTCGCCGAGTCCCCGGACTCCTACCACACCTTCAACGAATTTTTCTACCGTAGGCTCAAACCCCAGGCCCGCCCCATCTTCCCTGGTGAAAACGTGATCACCTTCCCTGCGGACGGCCGCCACCTCGTCCTGCCGGACGTCGCAGCCTGTGGCGACTTCTTCGTCAAAGGCACCCGTTTCGACCTCCACGCTTTGTTGCGTGATGAGTCCCTCGCTGCGCGCTTTGCCCACGGCAGCATGCTCATCTCCCGCCTCTGCCCGGTGGATTACCACCGCTTTCACTTCCCCTGTGCAGGCACACCCGGGCCCTCCCGCCTCATCAATGGCCCGCTCTACTCCGTCAGCCCCATCGCCCTGCGCCGCCGCGCCAGCATCCACTGGGAAAATAAGCGCGAGATCACCCTCCTCCACACTCCGGTCCTCGGCGACGTCCTGCTGCTGGAGGTCGGCGCCACCTGCGTCGGCTCCATCGTCCAGACCTACACCCCCGGCACACCGGTCGAAAAAGGCGCGGAGAAAGGCTATTTCCGCTTTGGCGGCTCCTGCTTCATCACCCTCTTCGAGCCCGGCAAAATCCAATTCACCGACGACCTCCTCGAACACAGCCGCGCAGGCCGCGAAGTCTATGCCCGCATGGGCGATGTAGCGGCTCACGCCCTCGGGTGAAACCTGCGGTGCACCTCCTTCAGCCGAGCCTGGTCCACATGCGTGTAGATCTGCGTGGTGGAGATGTCCGCATGCCCCAGCATCTCCTGGATCACCCGCAGGTCCGCCCCGTTGTTCAGCAGGTGCGTGGCAAAGCTGTGCCGCAGCAGGTGCGGATGCACCCGTGCGGGGTCCAGCCCACACAGCGCTGCCCGCTCCTTCACGATCTGCTGGATGCGCGCCGTGGTCAGCCGCGTGCCGTTGCGTGAGAGGAAAATGTGGCTCTGCGACTTCGGCCCCACCAGCTCCGGTCGCGCATGCTCCACATACGCCGCGATGGCCTCCCGCGCCGCTCCGCCCACGGGCGAGAGCCGCGTCTTGCTTCCCTTGCCCGTCACCCGAATCCACCCCTCCTCCAGGCTCAGATTTTCCAACCGCGCGTCTGCCAGCTCCGAGAGCCGCACCCCGCTCG is drawn from Prosthecobacter vanneervenii and contains these coding sequences:
- a CDS encoding phosphatidylserine decarboxylase gives rise to the protein MSAAPITFFNRITRRLETEAVYGEGFLRFTYESPLGALPLHSLVKRAAFSSWYGSRMDSPASRAKIAPFLATYDVDTSEFAESPDSYHTFNEFFYRRLKPQARPIFPGENVITFPADGRHLVLPDVAACGDFFVKGTRFDLHALLRDESLAARFAHGSMLISRLCPVDYHRFHFPCAGTPGPSRLINGPLYSVSPIALRRRASIHWENKREITLLHTPVLGDVLLLEVGATCVGSIVQTYTPGTPVEKGAEKGYFRFGGSCFITLFEPGKIQFTDDLLEHSRAGREVYARMGDVAAHALG
- a CDS encoding tyrosine recombinase yields the protein MQELIDGFILHLATERGLSTNYQLLVRRVLEAFASWFKMKHELTAAEAVTTEHVSGFFSQRKKDGIAASSARVELIALKIFFRWLRARKVIATDPADPILPPRQEKHLPDSLNEQDVRRLVESVKGSAPLDRRDRAILELFYASGVRLSELADARLENLSLEEGWIRVTGKGSKTRLSPVGGAAREAIAAYVEHARPELVGPKSQSHIFLSRNGTRLTTARIQQIVKERAALCGLDPARVHPHLLRHSFATHLLNNGADLRVIQEMLGHADISTTQIYTHVDQARLKEVHRRFHPRA